The genomic segment ACTGGATCCATTTCCTGTAGGACGATTGGATAAGGATACAGAAGGGTTGTTGTTATTGACTAATGATGGAACTTTAGCACATAATTTACTTTCACCAAAAAAACACGTTGATAAATGTTACAAAGCTACTATAAATGGAATAGTGAATGAACAGGATATTTTAGCATTTAAGAACGGGATAACACTAAATGATGGTTTTAACTGCCAATCAGCTGAATTAGACATTTTGTCTATCGATGTTGATGCAGAACAGTCCATTATTCAAGTGACGATACATGAAGGGAAATTTCACCAAGTAAAACGCATGTTTGAAGCAGTAGATAAATCTGTTACTTATCTAAAACGATTATCTATGGGGAATCTTAAGTTAGATGAAACATTAGAAATAGGAAAATATAGACAATTGACTGAAGAGGAATTAAGTTCTTTAACTAATGAATAAGCAAAAACTTAGAAATTTGGTTAATAAATATAAAAGTCGAATGCATACAAGAGAGTAAAAAAATGAGAGACCGATAAAGCATATTAGTTCATTATAATTCATCAGTATTCCTGTATAACATGAGATATGGATATAGTGAAGTTCATTCCTTGCCTTGAATAGGAATGAAAGGTATGCTTTTATTGTATAGAAAAAATAAAGAAACAAGAAAAAGGAGTCGTTGATTCATTGAAGAAGAATAAGATTTTTGTAATGGGCAGTTATGTAA from the Carnobacterium inhibens subsp. inhibens DSM 13024 genome contains:
- a CDS encoding pseudouridine synthase, which translates into the protein MRLDKLLANMGFGTRKTVKTLLKAKEVTVNGIVIKDGKSQVDPDKDKVVVAGEAVEYQEFVYFMLHKPQGVVSATNDNLHKTVIDLLAPKDQVLDPFPVGRLDKDTEGLLLLTNDGTLAHNLLSPKKHVDKCYKATINGIVNEQDILAFKNGITLNDGFNCQSAELDILSIDVDAEQSIIQVTIHEGKFHQVKRMFEAVDKSVTYLKRLSMGNLKLDETLEIGKYRQLTEEELSSLTNE